A DNA window from Alicyclobacillus vulcanalis contains the following coding sequences:
- the pstS gene encoding phosphate ABC transporter substrate-binding protein PstS, whose protein sequence is MKLNSKWFAGLAAVAAVGVVAGCGTSNTSSQTQNTSTANTSQPAASVAKTTLTETGSSLLYPLFNAQWIPAYHKLHPDVEMTAASTGSGTGISDAIAGTVDIGASDAYMADAQIQQHPDMLNIPVAISAQQVMYNVPGVKGHLHLNGEVLAAIYEGKIQYWDDAKIKALNPGVKLPHQVIKPVVRSDGSGDTFLFTQYLSKSSAEWNQNYGYGTTISWPGLQTEIGAKGNQGVVAALSKTPYSIGYVGISWLDKAVQQGLGYAALENKAGKYVLPTSATIQAAAQVGVQNVPADERISLIDEPGANSYPIINFEYIIVKDDQPNAAKADALKTFLMWAINPSEGNSAKFLTPVHFLPLPASVHAKSEAQIEKIKG, encoded by the coding sequence GTGAAGCTGAACTCGAAGTGGTTTGCGGGCTTGGCGGCCGTGGCCGCCGTCGGTGTCGTGGCAGGGTGTGGCACGTCGAACACGTCGTCGCAGACGCAGAACACGTCGACGGCCAACACGTCTCAGCCAGCTGCAAGCGTGGCAAAGACGACACTCACCGAGACGGGATCGTCGCTCTTGTATCCGCTCTTCAATGCCCAGTGGATTCCGGCGTATCATAAGCTTCATCCCGACGTGGAGATGACGGCCGCGTCGACAGGCAGCGGCACGGGCATCTCAGACGCCATTGCCGGCACGGTGGACATTGGTGCGTCCGACGCGTACATGGCGGACGCCCAGATCCAGCAGCATCCCGATATGTTGAACATTCCTGTGGCCATTTCGGCGCAGCAGGTCATGTACAACGTGCCGGGGGTCAAGGGTCACCTGCACCTGAATGGCGAGGTCCTCGCCGCGATTTACGAGGGCAAGATTCAATACTGGGACGACGCGAAAATCAAGGCCCTGAACCCCGGCGTGAAGCTTCCGCATCAGGTGATCAAGCCGGTGGTGCGCTCCGATGGGTCTGGAGATACCTTCTTGTTCACTCAGTATCTGAGCAAGTCGAGCGCGGAGTGGAATCAGAACTACGGCTACGGCACCACCATCTCCTGGCCGGGCCTTCAGACGGAAATCGGCGCCAAGGGCAATCAGGGCGTTGTTGCGGCGCTCTCCAAGACGCCGTACTCCATCGGTTACGTGGGGATCAGCTGGCTGGATAAGGCGGTTCAGCAAGGCCTCGGGTATGCCGCGCTGGAAAACAAGGCAGGCAAGTACGTCCTTCCGACGAGCGCGACCATTCAGGCAGCCGCACAGGTCGGCGTTCAGAACGTGCCGGCTGACGAGCGCATTTCGCTCATCGACGAGCCAGGCGCCAACTCGTATCCGATCATCAACTTTGAGTACATCATCGTGAAGGACGACCAGCCCAACGCGGCGAAGGCGGACGCTCTGAAGACCTTCCTGATGTGGGCCATCAATCCTTCGGAGGGCAACAGCGCGAAGTTCCTCACGCCCGTGCACTTCCTGCCGCTGCCGGCGAGCGTGCACGCCAAGAGCGAGGCGCAGATCGAAAAGATTAAGGGCTAA
- the pstC gene encoding phosphate ABC transporter permease subunit PstC — MRKVSKAAKTWDRGFRVLAAVGAASPAVFLVAIALIVFVESVPTLRFMGVHFLTETRWDMGNLYGAMVHKNGITAPAGASYGALVFIAGTLLSSIIALIIAVPVSVGTALILAYQVRGPLGFLLNILVELLAGIPSVVIGLWGILVLVPWIAADFAPFLKSLLGFVPFFGGQTGTGYSLLASGIVLAMMIVPIITATTRDLLQQVPLLAREGGLGIGMTSWEVIRFIALPYIREGFIGAVALGWGRAMGETMAVLMVSGNATNILPHNLYSPISTMAAFIANQLDSAETDASGMAVHALSELALLLLAITLATNLLARWLVRPRRREGVASA; from the coding sequence GTGCGCAAAGTGTCAAAAGCGGCCAAGACCTGGGATCGCGGGTTTCGGGTGCTGGCGGCCGTCGGGGCCGCCAGCCCTGCCGTGTTCTTGGTCGCCATCGCGCTCATCGTCTTCGTGGAATCCGTACCGACGCTCCGCTTCATGGGCGTTCATTTTTTGACCGAAACGCGCTGGGACATGGGCAATTTGTACGGAGCCATGGTGCATAAAAACGGAATTACGGCGCCCGCTGGCGCTTCGTACGGCGCGCTGGTGTTCATCGCGGGTACGCTTTTGTCGTCGATCATTGCGCTCATCATCGCCGTCCCTGTGTCGGTGGGCACGGCGCTGATCCTCGCGTACCAGGTGCGCGGGCCGCTCGGATTCCTGCTCAACATCCTCGTCGAACTGTTAGCGGGCATACCAAGTGTCGTGATCGGCCTGTGGGGCATTCTCGTCCTCGTGCCGTGGATTGCCGCGGACTTCGCGCCGTTTCTCAAGTCGCTTCTCGGCTTCGTTCCCTTCTTCGGCGGGCAGACGGGCACGGGCTACAGTTTGCTCGCGAGTGGCATTGTCCTCGCCATGATGATCGTGCCCATCATCACGGCGACAACGCGCGACCTCTTGCAGCAGGTCCCGCTTTTGGCGCGCGAAGGCGGCCTCGGCATTGGGATGACGTCGTGGGAGGTCATCCGCTTCATCGCGCTGCCTTATATTCGCGAGGGTTTCATCGGCGCCGTGGCGCTCGGGTGGGGACGCGCGATGGGAGAGACCATGGCGGTGCTCATGGTATCGGGCAATGCGACCAACATCTTGCCGCACAACTTGTACAGCCCCATTTCCACCATGGCCGCGTTTATCGCCAATCAGCTGGACAGCGCGGAGACGGATGCGTCTGGGATGGCGGTGCACGCCCTGTCGGAGCTTGCGCTTCTCCTGCTCGCGATCACACTCGCCACGAACTTGTTGGCGCGCTGGCTGGTTCGTCCGCGCCGCCGGGAGGGGGTCGCTTCGGCATGA